The DNA sequence GCAGATTCTTATTTGTGGATAATGGCGTAACCCACGATAAGGTGAAGGCATGTCGACCGATCCACATCGAGTACCACAGCCCGATCAGGCCGACCAGCACGACGTTCGGGGTGGATCGAAAGCGTCCCGATGGCCCGCCATTACCTACGAGAGCTTGGGTTGGGAACCTCCACCCGACGTGTACATGTCAAAGAACCAACGCCGGCTGCATACAGGCTCGTACTCAGCAGCGATCGTTCCCCACATCGCGGGCCTGCACCCTTCCGTGTCGGCCGACGTGGCGGCGGAAGCAGAGGAAGCGGGCCGGGAGATCACCCGGTTCGATGAATATGTCAGCCGGACGTTCGGCGACACCGAGATAGCACCTCTTCAATCGGTTCTGCTGCGCACCGAGTCGAGTGCATCGTCCCAGATCGAAAATCTTACCGTCGGCGCGAGACAGCTCGCGCTCGCCGAGATCGGCGAAAATTCGAGCGCGAACGCCGCGATCGTCGCCGGCAATGTTCGCGCCATGAATGCGGCCATCGAACTCGCAGAGCAGAACACTGCCGCGTCAATTCTTGCCATGCACGAGGCGGTACTCAACGAAGCAGACGCCGAGCATGCCGGGAAATGGCGTGCGCAACAAGTCTGGATCGGCGGATCGGCTTACGGACCTCACCAAGCCACATTCGTTCCACCTCACCACAGTCGTATCGAGGACGGCATCGCTGATCTGATCAGCTTCGCTGGACGGCTCGACATCCCGCCGCTGCTCCAAGCGTCGATCGTTCATGCCCAGTTCGAGACCATCCACCCGTTCACCGACGGCAACGGGCGAACCGGCCGCGCACTGCTACATGCATCCCTACAGCGACGAGGGGTCACAACCCGCGCAACGGTGCCGATATCGGCCGGATTGCTGTCCGACACGCAGTCCTACTTCCAAGCGCTGACGGCATATCAGGGCGGCGACCTCGACCCCATCGTCGCACGCGTCGCGGAAGCCTCCTACTCAGCGATCACCAATGGACGTGCTTTGATCGAGAATCTAGCGTCCATCCGTGAGGACTGGACGAACCGGATCAAAGCCAGACGCGACGCCGCGGCGTGGAGGCTTCGAGACCTGGTCATAAGCCAACCGGTACTCTCCAACGACGTCGTCACGGATCGGCTCAACGTCGGTTGGCATGCCGCACAAGCAGCGATCGACACGCTGGTAGAGGCGAATGTTCTCCGGGCTGCGAAATCCGGCCGCCGAAATCGAGTCTGGCAGGCCGACGAGGTATTGGCCGAGCTCGAGGCTTTCGCTCAACGCGCTGGGCGCCGCGTCTTCGGCTAAGAGCGCAGGCCCATTGCCGTTCGGTGACCGTCAACGGATCTGGACGGCAAGCGCCGGATCGGGTGCATTGGCGACCTCGGGATGGAAGATCCCGGCCAGCGCCTCGACACCGTCGACGAGCCGTGGCCCCGGCCGGGCGAACGACGCGTTGGCGTCGACGGCCCACAGCGGCACACCAGGCGGCAGCAACTCGCGGGCGACGACGTCGTGCGCCAACTCGCCTGAGGTCTCCAGGCCGTAGCCGCACGGAGCACTCACGACGACGTCGGCCTCGGCCGCCGCGACGTCCTCCCACGTGGTCCGGTATGAGCGGGCGCCGGACTCGCCCAGCACGCAGAGACCGCCCGCGGCCGCCACCATGTCCGGCACCCAGTGCCCGGGCGCGAAGGGCGGGTCGGTCCATTCGAGTACCAGCGCCCGCACCGGCGCTTGTGCCCTGACCTGATCACGCACGACATCGAGCCGTTCCGACAGAGAGGTTGTGAGCCGA is a window from the Phytoactinopolyspora mesophila genome containing:
- a CDS encoding ABC transporter substrate-binding protein, with translation MRIVSLLPSATEILFALGAGDDVVGVTFECDHPPQARTKRIVSTSALPEGLPPAGIDRVVNERMAAGEDLYHLDRAALAGLDVDLVLTQDLCAVCAVDVSTVHDALEYLACRADVLTVDPQTLTEVLQSVVVIGDAVGRRETADRLTTSLSERLDVVRDQVRAQAPVRALVLEWTDPPFAPGHWVPDMVAAAGGLCVLGESGARSYRTTWEDVAAAEADVVVSAPCGYGLETSGELAHDVVARELLPPGVPLWAVDANASFARPGPRLVDGVEALAGIFHPEVANAPDPALAVQIR
- a CDS encoding Fic family protein codes for the protein MSTDPHRVPQPDQADQHDVRGGSKASRWPAITYESLGWEPPPDVYMSKNQRRLHTGSYSAAIVPHIAGLHPSVSADVAAEAEEAGREITRFDEYVSRTFGDTEIAPLQSVLLRTESSASSQIENLTVGARQLALAEIGENSSANAAIVAGNVRAMNAAIELAEQNTAASILAMHEAVLNEADAEHAGKWRAQQVWIGGSAYGPHQATFVPPHHSRIEDGIADLISFAGRLDIPPLLQASIVHAQFETIHPFTDGNGRTGRALLHASLQRRGVTTRATVPISAGLLSDTQSYFQALTAYQGGDLDPIVARVAEASYSAITNGRALIENLASIREDWTNRIKARRDAAAWRLRDLVISQPVLSNDVVTDRLNVGWHAAQAAIDTLVEANVLRAAKSGRRNRVWQADEVLAELEAFAQRAGRRVFG